The following nucleotide sequence is from uncultured Roseateles sp..
GATGGGCTCGTGGGCGGCGAGGAAACGGTCCGAGTTGCCTTGGTAGAGCAGCGGTATGGTGTCGAAGTCCTCGGGCATGCCCACGCCACGCGCCTTGCGCACGGCACGCATATGGGCCGGATAGGCGCTGCCGTCGAGGAATTGATAGGCCCGCGGCAGCGGCGCGGCCAGCGTCTTCAGGTCAAGATCGAAGGCCTCGGCGCAGCGCCCGGCGTTCAATTGCTCGGACAACCCTTCGAGCTGGGGCCGCAGCAGCGCCCAGTCGTCAATGGCCGCCTGCAGATTGCGGGCGATGCCGGCGGCGCTGATCGCCCGGCGCAGGTCTCGGCTCACGATCAGCAGCGCGCCATCGCGGCTGCCGTCATTCAGGGTGGCTAGTTTCACGTCGGTAGGTCCTGTGGTGTGGGGGTGTTGCGTGCATAGCCGGTCTTGGCGCCGAACAGCTGTTCGCGCCGCGACCAGTCGTGGGTCTGCTCCCAGAGCTCGAGTACCTGATGGGCCTCGGCCTCGAACAGGCCCAGCCGCTCGGGCCCGGCGGTGTGGGCCGTCAGTTCGAGCCGGTGGCCGGAGGGGTCGAAGAAGTAGATCGAGGTGATGAAGTCGTCGTGGTTGGTGGGGCCGATCACGGCGATGCCCAGGTCCTCCAGCCGCAGCTTGGCCTGCATCACCATGGCCACGCTGTCGACCTCGAAGGCGAAGTGCTGTATCCAGCCGGGCGAGGCCAGGTCCTTGATATCGCCGGGGTCGCGTGGGCATTCGAAGAAGGCGATCGAGCTGCCGTCTTCCATCTCGAAGAAGATGTGGATGTGCGGGCTGTATTCGCCGGTCGACGGCACATGGTCTTCGCCCATGGCATGGGAGAACTTGAGCCCCAGCACCTCGGTGTAGAAATCGACCGTTGCCCGTGCGTCCTTGCAGCGGAATGCGGCGTGATGCAGCTTTTTGCAAAGCATGGTGTCCTCCTGGAGTGAAGCGGATGGGCCGGCGGTGGCTTCAGTTGGCGTAGTTGCCGGTCTTGACCGCGACGCGGCGCC
It contains:
- a CDS encoding VOC family protein; its protein translation is MLCKKLHHAAFRCKDARATVDFYTEVLGLKFSHAMGEDHVPSTGEYSPHIHIFFEMEDGSSIAFFECPRDPGDIKDLASPGWIQHFAFEVDSVAMVMQAKLRLEDLGIAVIGPTNHDDFITSIYFFDPSGHRLELTAHTAGPERLGLFEAEAHQVLELWEQTHDWSRREQLFGAKTGYARNTPTPQDLPT